The segment GATCTGCATGAGCAAACAAGTCGGCGCGGACATCCGTGCATTGCGCAAATCGCGCAAGCTGACATTGCAGGATGTGGCGCAGCCCATCGGACGATCTCCGGCCTGGCTCAGCCTGATTGAGCGCGGCAACACAACCGCATCGGTGGGCGACCTTGAGCAGATCGCCGCCTTGTTCGAAGTCAACCTGTCGTTCTTTTTCCGATCCTCTTCGCGCCACCCCGAAGAGCAGGGCGTCGTGTTGCGCACCGCCGACCGGATGCCCATCGGATCGAGTGAAAGCGGACTGGTCGAGGAATTGTTGTCCCCCACCCTCAGCGGCGCGTTCGA is part of the Puniceibacterium sp. IMCC21224 genome and harbors:
- a CDS encoding helix-turn-helix domain-containing protein; protein product: MSKQVGADIRALRKSRKLTLQDVAQPIGRSPAWLSLIERGNTTASVGDLEQIAALFEVNLSFFFRSSSRHPEEQGVVLRTADRMPIGSSESGLVEELLSPTLSGAFEMIKSTFAPQSSREAIRKPQQRENAGVLISGQLRLTINDRAFDLHPGDSFHFEDPQYSWENLSDAPAVVIWVISPPVY